One Fuerstiella marisgermanici DNA window includes the following coding sequences:
- a CDS encoding CocE/NonD family hydrolase has protein sequence MIDKLSRPVNLVTARRSTTVTTTVGAFLLIAMSAPFVCAADFVVEKDVMVAMRDGVRLATDVYRPAVNGKAVDERLPVILSRLPYNKDGQAKAARYYATHGYVFVAQDTRGRYKSEGVWHMLTDDGPDGVDCAAWIGKQPWSDGKIGMIGTSYFGGTQHAMALAGAPELKTVIPVDAMANMGRQSVRHAGAFELRFWNWIFLNAGRGSNASKDQGTKDALTEMASQRFAYLDQLPTRRGMTPLRLSPEYEDWLVSAMEAGPNTEFWAQNNIVDAPEKYKDIPVYLVSGWYDSWGGNNTANFMALTPTIKGPVYMIMGPWIHGQQTGSAHGQVNFGPSAAISDQWAWRQEWYDHWLKGIDNSVGKADPFKTPVRIFVMGTGDGSKDVKGRLQHGGFWRNENEWPLARTQYTDFYLQPDGGLSQDKAATKKSVTQFQFDPKNPVPTIGGNVSSGNDILLQGAWNQKGGSHVWNFQEPIPISARNDVLVFQSEPLAEDLEVTGVIEVRLFASSSAVDTDFTAKLIDVYPPSSDWPGGFDLNIGDGIIRGRFRESLKKEVLMTPGEAYEFTIKLYPTSNVFKKGHRIRVDISSSNFPRFDVNPNTGEPLNRNRLTKVATQTIYHDADHPSRIVLPVIPASQP, from the coding sequence ATGATAGATAAATTATCGCGGCCCGTGAACCTGGTGACCGCTCGACGCAGTACGACCGTCACCACGACTGTCGGTGCCTTCCTTCTGATCGCCATGAGCGCACCGTTTGTTTGCGCGGCTGATTTTGTGGTCGAAAAAGACGTCATGGTGGCGATGCGTGACGGTGTCAGACTGGCGACCGACGTTTACCGACCGGCCGTCAACGGAAAAGCGGTAGACGAACGCCTGCCCGTCATCCTGTCTCGACTACCGTACAACAAAGATGGCCAGGCCAAAGCCGCACGCTACTACGCGACTCACGGTTACGTGTTCGTCGCGCAGGACACTCGAGGCCGCTACAAGTCCGAAGGTGTGTGGCACATGCTGACAGACGATGGGCCGGATGGAGTCGACTGCGCGGCGTGGATCGGCAAGCAACCGTGGTCGGACGGCAAGATCGGAATGATTGGCACGTCATACTTCGGCGGAACTCAGCACGCCATGGCTTTGGCAGGCGCGCCCGAACTGAAGACCGTCATTCCGGTTGATGCGATGGCCAACATGGGACGGCAGAGTGTCCGGCACGCTGGCGCGTTTGAACTGCGGTTCTGGAACTGGATTTTTCTGAATGCGGGTCGAGGCAGCAATGCGTCTAAAGATCAGGGCACGAAGGATGCTCTGACCGAAATGGCGAGCCAACGTTTCGCCTATCTGGACCAGCTTCCTACGCGGCGTGGCATGACGCCTCTGAGGTTGTCGCCGGAGTACGAAGACTGGTTGGTATCCGCGATGGAAGCCGGCCCGAACACGGAATTCTGGGCTCAAAATAACATTGTTGATGCGCCCGAGAAGTACAAAGACATTCCCGTGTACCTGGTTTCCGGTTGGTACGATTCCTGGGGCGGAAACAACACCGCCAACTTTATGGCGCTGACCCCGACCATTAAAGGGCCAGTGTACATGATCATGGGGCCGTGGATTCATGGCCAGCAGACCGGATCGGCTCACGGCCAGGTCAATTTCGGACCGTCAGCGGCAATCAGCGACCAGTGGGCCTGGCGACAGGAATGGTACGATCACTGGCTGAAGGGCATCGATAATTCGGTCGGAAAAGCGGATCCGTTTAAGACGCCCGTGCGAATCTTCGTGATGGGAACCGGCGACGGCAGCAAAGATGTGAAAGGTCGCCTCCAGCACGGTGGTTTCTGGCGCAACGAAAACGAATGGCCGCTGGCGAGAACTCAATATACGGATTTCTATCTTCAGCCGGATGGCGGTTTGTCGCAGGATAAAGCGGCGACGAAGAAATCCGTCACCCAGTTTCAGTTTGATCCGAAGAACCCTGTGCCCACGATCGGCGGCAATGTGTCGTCGGGCAATGACATCCTGTTGCAGGGTGCGTGGAATCAGAAAGGCGGCTCGCACGTCTGGAATTTCCAGGAGCCGATCCCAATCTCCGCTCGCAACGACGTGCTGGTGTTTCAGTCGGAACCGCTGGCCGAAGATCTGGAAGTGACGGGCGTGATCGAAGTGCGGCTGTTTGCGTCGAGTTCCGCTGTCGACACAGACTTCACGGCCAAGCTGATCGACGTTTATCCTCCATCCAGCGACTGGCCCGGCGGATTCGACCTGAACATCGGCGACGGAATCATCCGCGGGCGGTTTCGTGAATCGCTGAAGAAGGAAGTGCTGATGACACCGGGCGAAGCTTATGAATTCACGATCAAGCTGTACCCCACGTCAAACGTGTTCAAAAAGGGGCATCGCATTCGAGTCGATATCTCGAGTTCCAACTTTCCGCGTTTCGACGTGAACCCAAATACGGGTGAGCCGCTGAACCGAAATCGGCTCACGAAGGTCGCGACGCAAACGATCTATCACGACGCCGACCACCCCAGCCGAATTGTCCTGCCCGTGATTCCAGCGTCGCAACCTTAG
- a CDS encoding FAD-dependent oxidoreductase, with the protein MAGTLSRSFAGFENEYAADVVIVGGGLGGCAAAIAALRNGLKVVMTEPTDWIGGQLTSQGVPPDEHAQIETAGANQSYRELRTRIRKHYRDNYPLTDAARQNPRLNPGNGNVSRLCAEPRVSLVVLEQWLAPYEESGQLVLLREHVATSADVDGDRVRAVHVRSTKSGDSRVLRGKYFVDATELGDLLPMTQTEFVVGAEARSETNELHASDKANPDNQQAFTMCFAVDHLNGEDHTIDRPAEYAFWRDFVPQLTPPWPGKLLDLTYTHPRSMKPKRLGFDPNGGKSVGGALNLWTYRRMIDRSLFEPGHYAGDVSLINWPQNDYVLGNLIGVSDEEATRHVARAKQLSLSLLYWLQTEAPRPDGGTGFPGLRLRADLMGTTDGLAKAPYVRESRRIKAQFTVLEEHVGRENRSMVTGKPISEIRAAQFADSVGVGSYAIDLHPSSAGDNYIDFQTFPFQVPLGSLLPVRMQNLLPACKNIGTTHLTSGCYRLHPVEWGIGEAVGCLASFALKNNQTPHAIQASELALNDFQKFIRQQGVETAWA; encoded by the coding sequence ATGGCGGGGACGCTATCGCGGTCGTTTGCTGGTTTCGAAAATGAGTACGCGGCGGATGTCGTGATTGTCGGCGGTGGACTGGGCGGTTGTGCAGCGGCAATTGCCGCGCTGCGAAATGGATTGAAGGTTGTCATGACCGAGCCGACCGACTGGATCGGCGGCCAACTGACCAGCCAGGGCGTTCCGCCGGACGAACACGCCCAGATTGAAACGGCCGGAGCGAACCAGTCGTACCGTGAATTGCGAACTCGCATCCGAAAACACTATCGCGACAACTATCCACTGACCGACGCTGCTCGTCAGAATCCGCGACTAAACCCGGGCAACGGCAATGTTTCGCGGCTGTGTGCAGAACCACGCGTTTCACTGGTGGTTCTCGAACAATGGCTGGCGCCGTATGAGGAATCCGGACAGCTTGTGCTGCTGCGTGAACACGTGGCGACGTCGGCGGACGTGGACGGCGATCGCGTTCGCGCGGTGCACGTTCGTTCGACAAAATCCGGGGACTCGCGCGTGTTGCGCGGCAAGTATTTCGTTGACGCAACCGAACTGGGCGATCTGCTGCCAATGACGCAAACGGAATTCGTGGTCGGGGCGGAAGCGCGTTCTGAGACGAATGAACTTCATGCGAGTGACAAAGCCAATCCGGACAACCAGCAGGCGTTCACGATGTGTTTCGCCGTCGATCACCTGAACGGCGAAGATCACACTATCGACCGACCAGCGGAATACGCCTTCTGGCGCGATTTCGTTCCGCAACTCACGCCGCCATGGCCCGGTAAACTACTGGATTTGACTTACACGCATCCTCGATCGATGAAACCCAAGCGTCTGGGCTTCGATCCCAACGGCGGAAAGTCGGTTGGCGGTGCGTTGAATCTATGGACGTACCGACGAATGATCGACCGTTCGCTGTTCGAACCGGGACACTACGCGGGCGATGTCAGCCTGATTAACTGGCCACAGAATGATTATGTGCTCGGCAATCTGATCGGTGTGTCCGATGAAGAAGCGACGCGTCATGTGGCACGAGCCAAGCAGCTGAGTCTGTCGCTGTTGTACTGGTTGCAGACCGAAGCGCCGCGTCCGGACGGTGGCACGGGTTTCCCCGGGCTGAGGCTTCGTGCTGATCTGATGGGAACCACGGATGGACTCGCGAAGGCACCGTACGTCCGTGAATCGCGGCGCATCAAGGCACAGTTCACCGTGCTGGAAGAACACGTCGGCCGCGAAAATCGGAGCATGGTGACGGGCAAACCGATCTCAGAAATTCGAGCCGCGCAGTTTGCGGATTCGGTCGGCGTTGGCAGCTATGCGATCGACCTGCATCCCAGTTCTGCCGGCGACAACTACATCGACTTCCAGACGTTTCCGTTTCAGGTGCCTCTGGGATCACTGTTGCCCGTCCGGATGCAAAATCTTCTACCCGCCTGCAAGAACATCGGCACCACGCATCTGACCAGCGGCTGTTATCGTCTGCACCCGGTCGAATGGGGAATCGGTGAGGCCGTTGGTTGTCTTGCGAGTTTCGCGTTGAAGAATAACCAGACACCGCACGCGATCCAAGCGAGCGAACTGGCGCTGAACGACTTCCAGAAGTTCATCCGTCAGCAGGGTGTTGAGACGGCGTGGGCGTAA
- a CDS encoding alpha/beta hydrolase family protein — translation MINTFLMLLLLPAVQTQVVENLTVLDKGSSSGPHWIDWNDPGLMLVHHLNDLTRACLHSREVEISKLESAEAWKNRQAKVRRTLDQILGPWPDRTPLNARVTGVLQKDGYRVEKIVFESMDNFHVTGALFIPEGHSGRGPAILNVIGHSTQAFRRDIYQNVILNLVHKGFVVFTIDPLGQGERLQYFDPEKRKSIVGSSTKEHSHAGVQCFLTGRSLARYFTWDCMRAIDYLVSRPEVDPNRIGATGLSGGGTQSSYVGAVDPRVAAVAPTGFITSISRLLGSIGPQDAEQVFYHGPLLGIDHADLLEVRAPKPTLQVTTTRDFFSIQGARETAAEVRQAFKILGHPEHFDQVEDDFEHGFTKKNNEATYAFFQKFLNLPGSAQETTYPYLTEQELTITRTGQVSTSLQSETVFSINRVEARPLLKKLQDNRQKLTQHLPQAVLEAERLSGFRKPESATAPVFQGQYQREGYCVEKWGLPGEGKTVIPTLVFTPDEPAARPAIIYAYGDGKTTDAEVGGTIEALVRSGYVVAAPDLLGYGETKYKFKQGHSPVQPFFNALMSGRSVAGINAGDAVRVLKFLQQRDDVKPDEIGAVAFGDVGPAMLHATAFEQQIQWLVLAESLLDYQSIVMHPHYDVNANSLVAGALLGYDLPDLLASIAPRRVAVLQPKTHLRTAATRDEITSSLDFAEQHARDRLRVETQEIELKQLIEWCTQQ, via the coding sequence ATGATCAACACCTTCTTAATGCTTCTGCTACTGCCTGCCGTCCAGACTCAGGTAGTCGAGAATTTAACGGTTCTCGACAAAGGAAGCTCAAGCGGCCCACACTGGATCGATTGGAACGATCCGGGGCTGATGCTCGTGCATCACCTGAACGACTTGACTCGTGCCTGCCTGCATTCGCGAGAAGTTGAGATTAGCAAACTGGAGAGCGCCGAGGCTTGGAAAAACCGGCAGGCCAAGGTCCGGCGCACTCTTGATCAGATTCTGGGCCCCTGGCCCGATCGAACACCGCTGAATGCGCGCGTGACCGGTGTCCTTCAGAAGGATGGCTATCGCGTGGAAAAGATTGTCTTCGAATCGATGGATAATTTTCATGTGACGGGGGCACTCTTTATTCCGGAGGGGCATTCCGGACGTGGGCCAGCAATTCTGAATGTCATCGGACATTCGACTCAGGCATTCCGCCGAGACATTTACCAAAACGTGATTCTGAATCTGGTTCACAAAGGGTTTGTCGTGTTCACGATTGATCCGCTGGGACAAGGTGAGCGATTGCAGTACTTCGATCCTGAAAAACGGAAATCGATCGTGGGGTCATCCACGAAAGAGCACTCACACGCCGGGGTTCAGTGCTTTCTGACCGGACGATCTCTGGCTCGCTACTTTACGTGGGACTGTATGCGTGCCATTGATTACCTCGTCAGCCGCCCCGAGGTCGATCCCAATCGTATCGGCGCGACGGGGCTGTCCGGAGGCGGCACTCAAAGCAGCTACGTCGGTGCTGTCGATCCGCGAGTCGCTGCCGTAGCCCCCACCGGATTCATCACCAGCATCAGTCGATTATTGGGTTCGATTGGACCGCAGGACGCTGAGCAGGTCTTTTACCACGGACCGCTGCTGGGCATCGACCATGCGGATCTTTTGGAAGTGCGAGCACCGAAACCCACACTGCAAGTGACCACCACGCGGGATTTCTTCAGTATCCAGGGAGCACGAGAAACGGCGGCTGAAGTGCGGCAGGCTTTTAAAATTCTCGGCCATCCCGAGCACTTCGATCAGGTGGAAGACGATTTCGAACACGGCTTCACGAAGAAGAATAACGAAGCCACTTACGCCTTCTTCCAAAAGTTTCTAAACCTGCCGGGCAGCGCACAGGAAACGACTTATCCGTATTTGACGGAACAGGAATTGACCATCACCAGGACCGGACAGGTTTCGACGTCGCTGCAGAGTGAGACCGTCTTCAGTATCAACCGCGTGGAAGCCCGGCCATTGCTGAAGAAGCTGCAGGACAATCGCCAGAAATTGACTCAGCATCTGCCTCAGGCTGTGCTTGAAGCGGAACGGTTGTCTGGTTTCCGCAAGCCGGAATCTGCGACGGCACCCGTCTTTCAGGGACAGTATCAGCGGGAAGGTTACTGCGTTGAAAAATGGGGACTGCCGGGAGAAGGAAAAACGGTCATTCCCACGCTGGTGTTTACTCCGGATGAACCAGCCGCACGACCGGCGATTATTTATGCATACGGCGACGGCAAGACCACAGATGCCGAAGTCGGTGGAACGATCGAGGCGTTGGTGAGAAGCGGTTATGTCGTCGCGGCTCCGGACCTGCTGGGATATGGTGAAACCAAATATAAGTTCAAACAAGGCCACTCTCCCGTTCAACCTTTCTTCAATGCCTTGATGTCCGGTCGAAGTGTGGCGGGCATCAACGCGGGAGACGCCGTTCGCGTGTTGAAGTTTCTGCAGCAACGAGACGACGTGAAGCCTGATGAGATTGGAGCTGTCGCCTTCGGTGACGTCGGTCCTGCGATGTTGCATGCAACCGCTTTCGAACAGCAAATCCAATGGCTGGTCCTCGCGGAATCCCTGCTGGACTATCAAAGCATCGTGATGCACCCCCATTACGACGTAAACGCCAACTCACTGGTGGCCGGAGCGTTGTTGGGATACGACCTGCCTGACCTATTGGCGAGCATCGCGCCGCGTCGTGTCGCCGTATTGCAACCGAAGACGCACCTGCGAACTGCGGCCACGCGGGATGAGATCACTTCGTCGCTTGACTTTGCTGAGCAACACGCGCGGGATAGATTGCGAGTCGAAACGCAGGAGATCGAACTCAAACAGCTCATCGAATGGTGCACGCAGCAATAA
- a CDS encoding BPSS1187 family protein: MFRSPLLLCLVASITAGVCQPSLAGSTNIQDQESQQHVRILTVGNSFTHNATRYLDEIVEAAGHKLTHKMLSIGGSSLEQHAGKATAFEKDRNDKSALYSRGESLQQALQSEPWDIVTIQQVSFKSHDVTTYRPHAQQLADIIHRYAPQARLLVHQTWAYRSDDPRFRKAKPRAGEPATQKEMYDGLSEAYRTITAELSAGRIPVGDAFWKADNDPKWGYRVSDKLNLKEFQHPQLPDQKHSLHVGYRWNNRDGKQQLGMDGHHANLAGEYLGACVWFECLFGESPVGNTFVPEKLDAEFAAHLQTVAHQAAVQGGDVIHGVVADQSPAFDDPEPQRYQLRARASEIDSRAKEYPEIGFVFGSDKKPADMEYAAVDTRVAPQGKLAIWLMGHNAGLFERLNGYGIHAIGVSYARGWFGKLAQPQPADAYARGRIRLEAATGLDFSDELDLLPPDGAAERARQLLIWLCKENPQGKWDQFLTDNQSRLRWDKIIVTGASHGSTTAARFAKHQRVDRVVMLCGPRDQDQDWQGLPSATPANRFFGFTHVLDGGWTGDHYCRSWELLGLHAFGPIVNVDDTQPPYQNSRRLITAADVDGDARRAHSSVTPGGSSPKNGDGEMLFDPVWEYLYTHDVAAVGEPTEEDSDCQRVHVRYDTAAP; encoded by the coding sequence ATGTTTCGATCACCATTGCTTCTCTGCCTTGTCGCTTCGATCACCGCTGGCGTCTGCCAGCCCTCGCTGGCGGGCTCAACGAATATCCAGGACCAGGAATCGCAACAACACGTTCGCATTCTGACCGTGGGCAACAGTTTTACCCATAACGCAACTCGCTACCTGGACGAAATCGTCGAGGCTGCCGGCCACAAACTCACGCACAAGATGTTGTCGATTGGCGGTTCATCGCTGGAACAACATGCAGGGAAAGCGACAGCATTTGAAAAGGATCGCAACGACAAGTCCGCCCTGTATTCCAGGGGCGAAAGCCTGCAACAGGCATTGCAAAGCGAACCTTGGGACATTGTGACGATCCAACAAGTCAGCTTCAAAAGCCACGATGTGACGACCTATCGCCCGCACGCACAGCAACTGGCGGACATCATTCATCGATACGCGCCTCAGGCCAGATTACTCGTACATCAGACGTGGGCGTATCGAAGCGACGACCCACGATTTCGGAAGGCCAAACCCAGAGCCGGAGAACCCGCCACGCAGAAAGAAATGTATGACGGCCTGAGCGAAGCATACCGCACAATCACGGCTGAACTGTCAGCAGGTCGAATTCCCGTTGGGGACGCATTCTGGAAAGCTGACAACGACCCGAAATGGGGATACCGCGTCTCGGATAAGTTGAACCTGAAAGAATTCCAGCACCCGCAACTGCCCGATCAAAAGCATTCGCTACACGTTGGCTACCGCTGGAACAACCGCGACGGCAAGCAGCAATTAGGAATGGACGGCCACCATGCGAACCTGGCAGGCGAATACCTGGGAGCCTGCGTATGGTTCGAATGTTTGTTCGGCGAAAGTCCTGTGGGAAACACGTTTGTTCCGGAAAAACTGGACGCGGAATTCGCGGCCCATCTGCAAACGGTCGCTCATCAGGCGGCAGTGCAGGGCGGCGATGTGATTCACGGTGTCGTCGCGGATCAGTCACCCGCATTCGACGATCCCGAACCGCAGCGCTATCAATTGCGAGCCCGCGCCAGTGAAATCGATTCCCGCGCGAAAGAGTACCCTGAGATCGGTTTTGTGTTCGGCAGTGACAAGAAACCCGCCGACATGGAGTACGCGGCGGTCGATACGCGAGTCGCTCCGCAGGGAAAGTTGGCAATCTGGCTGATGGGGCATAACGCCGGCTTGTTTGAACGATTAAACGGCTACGGCATTCATGCGATCGGTGTCAGCTACGCGCGAGGTTGGTTCGGCAAACTGGCTCAGCCGCAGCCCGCGGATGCGTACGCTCGAGGGCGCATTCGTCTGGAGGCCGCCACAGGTCTGGACTTCAGTGACGAACTGGATCTGCTTCCGCCCGATGGCGCTGCCGAACGGGCGCGTCAGTTGCTGATTTGGCTCTGCAAGGAGAATCCGCAAGGCAAGTGGGATCAATTTCTGACGGACAACCAATCGCGGTTACGTTGGGACAAAATCATCGTCACGGGAGCGTCTCACGGCAGCACAACAGCGGCAAGGTTTGCGAAACATCAGCGAGTTGATCGCGTCGTAATGCTGTGCGGCCCGAGAGATCAGGACCAGGACTGGCAGGGTCTACCTTCGGCAACGCCTGCCAATCGATTCTTCGGCTTCACGCATGTACTGGATGGCGGTTGGACGGGCGATCACTATTGCCGCTCGTGGGAGTTGTTGGGACTGCACGCGTTTGGCCCCATCGTGAACGTCGACGATACTCAGCCGCCCTACCAGAACTCGCGCCGGCTGATCACCGCGGCCGACGTCGATGGCGATGCCCGCCGCGCGCATTCCTCGGTAACGCCGGGCGGCTCGTCACCGAAGAACGGTGATGGCGAAATGCTGTTTGATCCCGTCTGGGAATACCTATACACCCACGACGTCGCTGCAGTCGGTGAACCGACGGAAGAGGACTCCGATTGCCAACGAGTTCACGTTCGCTACGACACCGCCGCTCCATAA
- a CDS encoding FAD-dependent oxidoreductase: MCNRVRLSKYVARLMAATVIAAFGLAFGHNVAVAGEPHYYEQVKACEAKEITCDVAVYGGTPAGVTAAIQAAKEGKTAVLLSFNRHVGGMTSGGLTATDLGRKDSIGGLALEFYQRIGKARDYRPSDAEALYRRMLDEAGVKVLLTRALESVQMQQNRIVSVKMETGETVRAAMFVDSTYEGDLLAAANVSYRVGREPAAAYDESLGGQWQTVSWKNVYQFCRLPLSPYVVPDDPTSGLLPEISAEAPGKPGEGDYKVQSYNFRMQLSQGEDRIKFPRPPEYDPNRYTLLARFLNLDERIEWRLNYTTAPLTDGPIQMRQGDSNNAGSFSSDYVGGNYRWPDGTYVPGSFTELPPPRRGLTMPFGELYELREQIFQDHVRYQQGLMYFLANDPRVPEPLRARVNAWGLDPQEFQETGYWPHQLYVREGRRMVSDYVVTQADCESRRVVGDSVGLASYPMDSHFCQRVVVEEDGVQTVRNEGGFGHGFRQPYPVSYRSIVPRQSECENLLVPVCLSSSHVAYGSIRMEPVFMILGQSAGSAAVIAIDKSIAVQDVDYKELKTTLERDGQRLTWEAKTVGTPAKPLPGLVTDDTAAQTTGSWTSGALSAVVGLTYLHDGNDGKGGKSATFKISVPKPGTYEVRLLYVPSGNRSTKTPVTVALGDEEKQIIIDQRKASAGGSSLGKFRLTDSVTVAVSNRDTDGFVVIDGVQLLQQQ; encoded by the coding sequence ATGTGTAACCGAGTACGACTTTCAAAGTACGTCGCACGGCTGATGGCCGCTACTGTGATCGCAGCTTTCGGGCTGGCGTTTGGCCACAATGTGGCTGTTGCCGGTGAGCCACATTACTACGAACAGGTGAAGGCTTGCGAAGCAAAAGAGATCACGTGTGACGTCGCGGTCTATGGTGGAACTCCGGCCGGTGTGACGGCCGCGATTCAGGCAGCAAAAGAAGGCAAGACGGCAGTCCTTCTGTCTTTCAACCGGCACGTTGGCGGAATGACGTCTGGTGGGTTGACTGCCACGGATCTCGGCAGAAAGGATTCTATCGGCGGGCTGGCGCTCGAATTCTATCAACGCATCGGCAAGGCTCGTGACTATCGTCCGTCGGACGCGGAAGCGCTGTACCGTCGAATGCTTGACGAAGCAGGAGTGAAAGTTCTGCTGACTCGCGCGCTAGAGTCTGTTCAGATGCAGCAAAACCGGATTGTTTCGGTCAAGATGGAAACGGGCGAAACGGTTCGAGCGGCAATGTTTGTGGACAGCACCTACGAAGGTGATCTGCTGGCTGCCGCGAATGTTTCCTATCGCGTAGGACGCGAACCGGCGGCCGCTTACGACGAATCTTTGGGCGGACAGTGGCAAACGGTCTCGTGGAAGAACGTGTATCAGTTTTGTCGACTGCCGTTGAGCCCTTATGTCGTTCCCGATGATCCGACATCGGGCCTGCTTCCGGAGATATCTGCTGAAGCTCCGGGAAAACCTGGCGAAGGCGATTACAAAGTGCAGTCTTATAATTTCCGAATGCAGCTTTCACAGGGCGAAGACAGAATCAAGTTCCCCAGGCCTCCCGAATATGATCCGAATCGCTACACGCTACTGGCTCGGTTCTTGAATCTGGATGAACGGATCGAGTGGCGGCTGAACTACACGACGGCTCCTCTGACCGACGGGCCGATTCAGATGCGACAGGGCGACAGCAACAATGCGGGAAGCTTTTCTTCAGACTATGTTGGCGGCAACTATCGCTGGCCCGACGGCACGTATGTGCCAGGTTCGTTCACGGAACTTCCGCCACCGCGTCGAGGACTTACGATGCCCTTTGGCGAATTGTACGAACTGCGTGAACAGATCTTTCAGGATCACGTCCGCTATCAACAGGGACTGATGTACTTCCTCGCGAACGACCCGCGAGTTCCCGAACCGTTGCGTGCGCGAGTTAACGCGTGGGGACTGGATCCGCAGGAGTTCCAGGAAACCGGTTACTGGCCGCACCAACTGTATGTGCGCGAAGGCCGGCGCATGGTGTCAGACTACGTCGTCACTCAAGCGGACTGCGAATCGCGCCGAGTTGTCGGTGATTCTGTCGGGCTGGCATCGTACCCGATGGATTCACACTTCTGTCAGCGTGTCGTCGTGGAAGAGGACGGAGTTCAAACGGTGCGAAACGAGGGCGGTTTCGGACACGGGTTTCGACAGCCCTACCCCGTTTCGTACCGTTCCATCGTTCCCCGGCAGAGTGAATGTGAAAACCTGTTGGTGCCGGTCTGCCTTTCTTCTTCGCACGTCGCTTATGGTTCCATTCGGATGGAACCGGTGTTCATGATTCTCGGCCAAAGCGCCGGAAGTGCGGCGGTCATAGCAATCGATAAAAGTATTGCTGTGCAGGACGTGGACTACAAAGAATTGAAGACAACGCTGGAACGTGACGGGCAGCGTTTGACGTGGGAAGCTAAGACTGTCGGAACACCAGCGAAGCCGCTTCCCGGTTTGGTGACGGACGATACGGCCGCACAAACAACCGGTTCGTGGACATCAGGCGCGTTGTCTGCCGTCGTCGGCCTGACTTACCTGCACGATGGCAACGACGGCAAAGGCGGTAAGTCCGCCACCTTCAAAATCAGTGTTCCGAAGCCCGGCACCTATGAGGTTCGGTTGCTGTACGTTCCGTCGGGCAATCGATCCACAAAGACTCCCGTGACAGTCGCTTTGGGGGACGAAGAAAAGCAGATCATCATTGACCAACGCAAAGCCTCCGCAGGTGGATCGTCGCTGGGCAAATTTCGCTTGACTGATTCTGTGACTGTGGCCGTATCGAATCGCGATACAGACGGCTTTGTCGTCATCGATGGCGTGCAACTGTTGCAGCAGCAATAA